The genomic stretch TTCTGCTTCTGCTATTTCTGCTTCTAAGGTTTCCCCTTCTGCAGCAGGAGGAACCAAGGCCACAGCCGCGATCGCATCATCTTCATCTAACCGTTGTACTCGTACTCCGGTTGCACTGCGAGACTGTAAAGAAATAGCATCAACCACCTGACGAATAATGATCCCTCGGTTAGAAGCGATCATCAACTCATCTCCTGGGTTAACCACATGGAGAGAAGCTAAACGATCCTTTGGAGACTTAAACTTAATGGCCCGAACTCCCATACCGGCCCGTCGTTGTAAGCGGAATTTTGAGATAGGAACCCGTTTTCCATAACCCCCATTGGTAATAGCCAAGATCCAAGGGCCTTGGTCTGTGGTATCTTCTTCTATCAACTCCTCAGTTTCATTTTCTAAGATTTCTTCATCTTCATCCTCTCCTGCATCGGCAATACTCGCTGTCACCTGACTTGGCAAAATATCCATGCTTATTAACTCGTCCCCAGACTTGAATTTCATGGACTTAACCCCTCTGGTGGCCCGGCCCAGGGGTCGCAGTTGTTGACTATTAGCACAAAAATGAATAGCCATTCCTAGACGACTTCCGAGAATAATACTATCTTCTTCTTTGGCCAGTCGCACCCATCGTAGTTGATCTCCTTCTCCTAGAGAAATAGCTATTAACCCGTTGGTGCGAATATTACTAAAAGCAGACAGGGCAGTTTTTTTGATGTATCCTTTGCGGGTTAACATCACTAAGAAGACATCCTCGCTAAACTCACTCACTGCCACAATAGAGGTGATTTTCTCATCTTTAGGAATAGGTAACATCTGTACGATCGGCATTCCCCTTGCAGTCCGAGACGCGGCCTGGATATGATAGGCACTGACCGCATATACGACCCCGCGATCGCTAAAAAAGAGGACATGATCATGGTCACAACAGGTCAAAAAGTGTTCAACGACATCATCCTCTTTAATTTTGGCTGCTGCTTTACCTCTAGTGGCCCGTTGTTGGGCAGCAAAGGTACTTACAGGCATCCGTTTAATGTATCCTTGTTCTGTTAAGAGGATGATAGCCTGTTCATTAGCAATTAAGTCAGTATCGACAATTTCCCCGTCATAATGGACAATTTGGGTACGACGGGGTGTAGCATGAATAGACCTAATTAGAGTGAGTTCTTCTACAATAATGGCTTCGATGCGCTCTCGTCGGGCTAAAATATCTTGTAAATCCGTAATTTTAGCTTGTAGTTCTTCATGTTCGGCGTGAATTTTCTCTGCTTCTAAAGCTGTCAAGCGACGTAACTGCATTTGTAAGATAGCGTCTGCTTGAACTAAAGATAAGCCAAATTCTTCAATTAATTCTTCTTTTGCGGTGGTACTATCAGCCGCCCCACGAATAAGGACAATAACTGCATCTAAATTCTCTAAAGCAATGAGTAAACCTTGCAAGAGGTGATCTCGTTCTTCTGCTTTGCGTAACTCGTATTGGGTACGACGGGTAATAGTTTCAACCCGAAAGTCTAAGAAAACGGTAAGAAATTTTTTAAGTATCAGGAGTTGGGGTTCTCCATTGACTAAGGCCAACATATTGGCCCCAAAATTCGCTTGTACAGGAGTTTGTTTATAAATGTTGTTAAGAACGACTCTTGGATAAGCATCCCGTTTGAGTTCGATCACCACCCGCATTCCATCACGATCGCTTTCATCACGAAGATCAGAAATACCTTCAATGCGTTTATCATTGACTAATTCAGCAATTCGTTCTATTAAAGCAGCTTTATTAGTTTGATAGGGTAATTCAGTAATAATAATAGCATCTCGATCAGGACGGCCTCGCTGTTCTAGGGTTTCAATGGTGGCGACCCCCCGCATAGTAATGGAACCCCGTCCGGTATTATAAGCGTCTTCAATGCCAGAGCGACCTAAAATCTGTCCTCCCGTGGGAAAATCAGGGCCAGGTATTAATTTAATTAAATCTTGGTTAGTTAATTCTGGGTTATGAATAAGAGCGATCGTTGCGTCAATTAATTCTGCTAAATTATGAGGGGGAATATTGGTGGCCATTCCAACAGCAATACCAGAAGAACCATTAACTAAAATTTGAGGAATTCTCGCAGGCAGAACAACGGGTTCTTGTTGTGATCCATCAAAGTTATCGGCAAAATCAACCGTTTCTGCTTCAATATCTCTAAGTAAAGCATTAGTAGATAAAGTTTGCAGACGACATTCGGTGTAACGCATGGCCGCAGGGGGATCATTATCCACTGAACCAAAATTACCATGACCAGCTATGAGGGGATCTCGCATGGAAAAATCCTGGGCCATGCGGACTAACGCA from Aphanothece sacrum FPU1 encodes the following:
- the gyrA gene encoding DNA topoisomerase (ATP-hydrolyzing) subunit A translates to MTTPQDRIIPTDLSNEMSRSYLEYAMSVIVGRALPDARDGLKPVHRRILYAMYELGLTPERPFRKCARVVGEVLGKYHPHGDTAVYDALVRMAQDFSMRDPLIAGHGNFGSVDNDPPAAMRYTECRLQTLSTNALLRDIEAETVDFADNFDGSQQEPVVLPARIPQILVNGSSGIAVGMATNIPPHNLAELIDATIALIHNPELTNQDLIKLIPGPDFPTGGQILGRSGIEDAYNTGRGSITMRGVATIETLEQRGRPDRDAIIITELPYQTNKAALIERIAELVNDKRIEGISDLRDESDRDGMRVVIELKRDAYPRVVLNNIYKQTPVQANFGANMLALVNGEPQLLILKKFLTVFLDFRVETITRRTQYELRKAEERDHLLQGLLIALENLDAVIVLIRGAADSTTAKEELIEEFGLSLVQADAILQMQLRRLTALEAEKIHAEHEELQAKITDLQDILARRERIEAIIVEELTLIRSIHATPRRTQIVHYDGEIVDTDLIANEQAIILLTEQGYIKRMPVSTFAAQQRATRGKAAAKIKEDDVVEHFLTCCDHDHVLFFSDRGVVYAVSAYHIQAASRTARGMPIVQMLPIPKDEKITSIVAVSEFSEDVFLVMLTRKGYIKKTALSAFSNIRTNGLIAISLGEGDQLRWVRLAKEEDSIILGSRLGMAIHFCANSQQLRPLGRATRGVKSMKFKSGDELISMDILPSQVTASIADAGEDEDEEILENETEELIEEDTTDQGPWILAITNGGYGKRVPISKFRLQRRAGMGVRAIKFKSPKDRLASLHVVNPGDELMIASNRGIIIRQVVDAISLQSRSATGVRVQRLDEDDAIAAVALVPPAAEGETLEAEIAEAETAEEALEVTATAEEE